One part of the Mariniblastus fucicola genome encodes these proteins:
- a CDS encoding YqgE/AlgH family protein, with translation MDSLAGKLLIATPDLLDPNFLRTVIFLMQHTDQGATGVILNQPTTTTVAAVWDEISDAECECDHPVNRGGPVDGPLIALHQLAEVSEREIIPGVHLTMHRESLHRLVMQDAVPFRIFSGYSGWGPNQLDTEVEHGGWLTLESHTEHVFGESDQLWRRVCEHVGHDVLKPHLGNVRPIDPSVN, from the coding sequence ATGGATAGCCTTGCTGGTAAATTGCTAATCGCGACACCGGATCTCCTGGATCCGAACTTTTTGCGGACCGTCATCTTTCTGATGCAGCACACCGATCAGGGTGCTACCGGGGTGATTCTGAACCAGCCAACGACAACGACCGTGGCTGCGGTTTGGGACGAAATTTCTGACGCAGAATGTGAGTGCGACCATCCGGTGAACCGCGGCGGTCCGGTTGACGGGCCCTTGATTGCTTTGCACCAACTTGCCGAAGTATCGGAACGGGAGATCATCCCGGGCGTTCATCTGACAATGCATCGCGAGTCGCTTCATCGACTGGTGATGCAAGACGCGGTACCGTTCCGCATCTTCAGCGGATACTCAGGCTGGGGCCCGAATCAACTGGATACTGAAGTTGAACATGGCGGATGGCTTACGCTGGAATCGCATACTGAGCACGTGTTCGGAGAAAGCGATCAGCTTTGGCGAAGAGTCTGCGAACACGTTGGGCACGACGTGCTAAAACCGCATTTGGGCAACGTTCGGCCGATCGATCCGTCGGTGAATTGA
- a CDS encoding type B 50S ribosomal protein L31: MKPDIHPEYRPVVFKDSKADFAILTSSTIKTKDTIQWEDGNEYPCYFVDISSGSHPFYTGKQQFVDTLGRVEKFKAKFAGKYGKKKDKK, from the coding sequence ATGAAACCTGATATCCATCCAGAATACCGACCTGTTGTCTTCAAAGATTCCAAGGCCGATTTTGCAATTCTGACTTCGTCAACGATCAAGACGAAAGACACGATTCAATGGGAAGATGGAAACGAGTACCCTTGCTATTTCGTCGACATCTCTTCGGGCTCGCATCCGTTTTACACCGGAAAGCAACAGTTCGTTGACACTCTTGGCCGCGTTGAGAAATTCAAAGCCAAGTTCGCCGGAAAGTACGGCAAGAAAAAAGATAAGAAGTAG